From Rattus rattus isolate New Zealand chromosome 17, Rrattus_CSIRO_v1, whole genome shotgun sequence, the proteins below share one genomic window:
- the Ccl17 gene encoding C-C motif chemokine 17 — protein sequence MKTFAWTSGTMMSLQMLLLAALLLGTSLQHASAARATNVGRECCLEYFKGAIPIRKLVMWFRTSVECPRDAIVFETVQGRLICTDPKDKHVKKAIRHLKNQRL from the exons atgAAGACCTTCGCCTGGACTTCTGGTACCATGATGTCACTTCAGATGCTGCTCCTGGCTGCCCTTCTTCTGGGGACTTCTCTGCAGCATGCCAGCGCTG CTCGAGCCACCAATGTAGGCCGAGAGTGCTGCCTGGAGTACTTCAAGGGGGCCATTCCCATCAGGAAGCTGGTGATGTGGTTCAGGACCTCAGTGGAGTGTCCCAGGGATGCCATCGT GTTTGAGACTGTCCAGGGAAGGCTTATCTGCACAGACCCCAAAGACAAGCATGTGAAGAAGGCCATCAGACACCTGAAAAACCAAAGGCTGTGA
- the Ciapin1 gene encoding anamorsin: MAEFGISPGQLVAVFWDKSSSEEALKKLVDRVQGLTGSEGQVFVENITQLLQSAHKESSFDVILSGVVPGSTSLHNPEALAEMARILRPGGCLFLKEPVETTGVNNDKIKTASKLCSALTLSGLVEIKELQREALSPEEAQSVQEHLGYHSDSLLSVHVTGKKPNFEVGSSSQLKLLHKKSSSVKPVVDPATAKLWTLSANDMEDDSMDLIDSDELLDPEDLKKPDPASLKAPSCGEGKKRKACKNCTCGLAEELEREQSKAQSSQPKSACGNCYLGDAFRCANCPYLGMPAFKPGEQVLLSSSNLQDA; encoded by the exons ATGGCTGAGTTTGGGATCTCCCCTGGCCAGCTTGTGGCAGTGTTCTGGGACAAGTCATCTTCTGAAGAGGCCCTTAAAAAACTGGTGGATAGAGTTCAAGGGTTAACTGGCAGCGAGGGCCAAGTATTCGTGGAAAACATCACCCAGCTGTTGCAGT CTGCCCATAAGGAATCCAGCTTCGATGTCATTCTGTCCGGTGTAGTCCCAGGAAGCACCTCTCTGCACAATCCTGAGGCTCTGGCTGAGATGGCCCGGATCCTCCGGCCAGGGGGGTGtctttttctgaaagaaccagtgGAGACAACTGGAG TTAACAATGACAAAATAAAGACAGCCTCTAAGCTGTGTTCAGCCCTGACTCTTTCTGGCCTTGTGGAAATAAAAGAG TTGCAGCGGGAGGCCTTAAGCCCTGAGGAGGCGCAGTCCGTGCAGGAGCACCTGGGCTACCACAGTGACAGCCTGCTCTCAGTCCACGTCACAGGCAAGAAGCCAAACTTTGAAGTGGGTTCTTCTAGCCAGCTAAAGCTTCTCCACAAGAAGTCGTCTTCAG TGAAGCCTGTTGTGGATCCTGCTACTGCCAAGCTCTGGACCCTGTCAGCCAATGACATGGAGGATGACAGCATG GATCTCATTGACTCAGATGAGCTGCTAGATCCAGAAGATTTGAAGAAGCCTGATCCAGCGTCTCTGAAGGCGCCTTCATgtggggaagggaaaaagaggaaggcCTGTAAGAACTG CACCTGTGGCCTGgcagaggaactggagagagagcaGTCCAAGGCGCAGAGCTCTCAGCCCAAGTCAGCCTGTGGAAAT TGCTACCTGGGAGATGCTTTCCGATGTGCCAACTGCCCCTACCTTGGGATGCCAGCCTTCAAGCCTGGAGAGCAGGTCCTGCTGAGCAGTAGCAACCTCCAGGATGCCTAG
- the Coq9 gene encoding ubiquinone biosynthesis protein COQ9, mitochondrial isoform X1 has product MAATAAVSGVLGRLGWRLLQLRCLPVARCQSPLMPRAFHTAVGFRSSEEQKQQPPHSSQQHSETQGPEFSRPPPRYTDQSGEEEEDYESEEQIQHRILTAALEFVPDHGWTAEAIAEGAQSLGLSSAAASMFGSDGSELILHFVTQCNARLNHVLEEEQKLVQLGQAEKRKTDQFLRDAVETRLRMLIPYIEHWPRALSILLLPQNIPPSLSLLTSMVDDMWHYAGDQSTDFNWYTRRAVLAGIYNTTELVMMQDSSPDFEDTWRFLDNRINDAMNMGHTAKQVKSTGEALVQGLMGAAVTLKNLTGLNQRR; this is encoded by the exons ATGGCGGCGACGGCAGCAGTGTCTGGTGTCCTCGGCCGGTTGGGCTGGAGGCTCCTGCAGCTGCGGTGCCTGCCTG TGGCCCGCTGCCAATCACCTCTGATGCCACGTGCCTTCCACACCGCCGTGGGGTTCAGGTCTTCAGAagagcagaagcagcagcctCCCCACTCTTCTCAGCAGCATTCTGAGACACAGGGGCCAGAGTTTTCTCGTCCACCCCCCAG GTACACGGACCagagtggagaggaggaagaggactatGAGAGTGAGGAGCAGATACAGCACCGCATCTTGACGGCAGCCCTAGAGTTTGTGCCTGACCATGGCTGGACTGCAGAGGCCATTGCTGAAGGAGCCCAG TCCCTGGGTCTCTCCAGCGCAGCAGCCAGCATGTTTGGGAGCGATGGCAGTGAACTGATTCTGCACTTTGTGACCCAGTGCAATGCTCGCCTCAACCACGTGCTGGAAGAGGAGCAGAAGCTGGTGCAGCTGGGCCAGGCAGA gaagaggaagacagaccaGTTCCTGAGGGATGCAGTGGAAACCAGACTGAGAATGCTGATCCCCTACATTGAGCACTGGCCGCGG GCCCTCAGCATCCTCCTGCTCCCTCAGAACATCCCACCTAGCCTGAGCTTGCTCACCAGCATGGTGGATGACATGTGGCATTACGCTGGGGACCAGTCCACTGAT TTTAACTGGTACACCCGCCGTGCAGTGCTGGCCGGCATCTACAACACAACAGAGCTGGTGATGATGCAGGACTCCTCCCCAGACTTTGAAGATACTTGGCGTTTCCTGGACAACCGGATCAATGATGCAATGAACATGGGCCACACGGCTAAGCAG GTGAAGTCCACTGGAGAAGCACTGGTGCAAGGACTGATGGGTGCAGCAGTCACG CTCAAGAACCTGACAGGTCTAAACCAGCGCCGGTGA
- the Coq9 gene encoding ubiquinone biosynthesis protein COQ9, mitochondrial isoform X2, protein MPRAFHTAVGFRSSEEQKQQPPHSSQQHSETQGPEFSRPPPRYTDQSGEEEEDYESEEQIQHRILTAALEFVPDHGWTAEAIAEGAQSLGLSSAAASMFGSDGSELILHFVTQCNARLNHVLEEEQKLVQLGQAEKRKTDQFLRDAVETRLRMLIPYIEHWPRALSILLLPQNIPPSLSLLTSMVDDMWHYAGDQSTDFNWYTRRAVLAGIYNTTELVMMQDSSPDFEDTWRFLDNRINDAMNMGHTAKQVKSTGEALVQGLMGAAVTLKNLTGLNQRR, encoded by the exons ATGCCACGTGCCTTCCACACCGCCGTGGGGTTCAGGTCTTCAGAagagcagaagcagcagcctCCCCACTCTTCTCAGCAGCATTCTGAGACACAGGGGCCAGAGTTTTCTCGTCCACCCCCCAG GTACACGGACCagagtggagaggaggaagaggactatGAGAGTGAGGAGCAGATACAGCACCGCATCTTGACGGCAGCCCTAGAGTTTGTGCCTGACCATGGCTGGACTGCAGAGGCCATTGCTGAAGGAGCCCAG TCCCTGGGTCTCTCCAGCGCAGCAGCCAGCATGTTTGGGAGCGATGGCAGTGAACTGATTCTGCACTTTGTGACCCAGTGCAATGCTCGCCTCAACCACGTGCTGGAAGAGGAGCAGAAGCTGGTGCAGCTGGGCCAGGCAGA gaagaggaagacagaccaGTTCCTGAGGGATGCAGTGGAAACCAGACTGAGAATGCTGATCCCCTACATTGAGCACTGGCCGCGG GCCCTCAGCATCCTCCTGCTCCCTCAGAACATCCCACCTAGCCTGAGCTTGCTCACCAGCATGGTGGATGACATGTGGCATTACGCTGGGGACCAGTCCACTGAT TTTAACTGGTACACCCGCCGTGCAGTGCTGGCCGGCATCTACAACACAACAGAGCTGGTGATGATGCAGGACTCCTCCCCAGACTTTGAAGATACTTGGCGTTTCCTGGACAACCGGATCAATGATGCAATGAACATGGGCCACACGGCTAAGCAG GTGAAGTCCACTGGAGAAGCACTGGTGCAAGGACTGATGGGTGCAGCAGTCACG CTCAAGAACCTGACAGGTCTAAACCAGCGCCGGTGA